In the Paenibacillus pabuli genome, one interval contains:
- a CDS encoding CopG family ribbon-helix-helix protein, with translation MANLQNTKRIMISLPDHLLQEVDGIVALENSNRSELIRQAMKLYLTERKKRYIRESMQRGYMEMAKINLTMASEAFHAEEDADSTLDRLVSGV, from the coding sequence GTGGCCAACTTGCAGAACACCAAGCGGATTATGATCAGTTTGCCTGATCATCTCCTGCAGGAAGTGGATGGCATCGTAGCGCTGGAGAATTCCAACCGCAGCGAATTGATTAGGCAGGCCATGAAGCTGTATTTGACCGAACGGAAGAAGCGTTACATCCGTGAGTCCATGCAGCGCGGGTACATGGAGATGGCAAAAATTAATCTGACCATGGCATCCGAGGCCTTTCACGCGGAGGAAGATGCGGACAGCACTCTGGACCGCTTAGTTAGCGGGGTGTAG
- a CDS encoding alpha-galactosidase → MSIYINQEKLQFHLQTRKASYVFQVLPSGYLVHLYYGKKLRDTDLSWLHVRTERASFSPNPVPEDRTISFDTLPLELPVYGTSDFRNPAVQLQLENGSSVSEFTYIGHRLEKGKPALQGLPATYVESADEADTLVIEMEDRVAGVRIELSYTAYSSFNAITRSMRIINESATSVNVARALSTSVDFPHADYELLQLSGAWTRERDIVRRPLASGLQGVESRRGSSSHQQNPFIALMTPGTDEDQGEVYGFSLVYSGSFTAQAEVDQFHTTRVSLGINPFEFSWKLESGEAFQTPETVMVYSDAGLDGMSQSYHELYRERLARGKFRNTERPVLVNNWEATYFGFNADKIEQIARAGQKLGIELFVLDDGWFGHRDSDNSSLGDWIVDKNKLPQGLEDLASRVTGLDMQFGLWFEPEMISPDSELYRKHPDWCLHVPDRRRTEGRQQLVLDFSRQDVRDEIVRMLSDVLGSAPISYVKWDMNRNMTEVGSALLPADRQRETAHRYMLGLYEVMERITSSFPNILFESCSGGGGRFDPGMLYYMPQTWTSDNTDAVSRLRIQYGTSLVYPVSSMGSHISAVPNHQVNRITSLETRGHVAMSGNFGYELDLTSFTEEENAIVKAQVELYKEIRSTIQYGTFRRLLSPFEGNETAWMFIAPDGSEAVVFYFRVLSEPNAPLQRLKLKGLDPNADYRLKGSTETYTGDALMYGGISVGRASGDYLSEMFRFERV, encoded by the coding sequence ATGAGCATTTATATCAATCAGGAGAAACTACAATTTCATTTACAAACCCGCAAGGCAAGTTATGTATTCCAGGTGCTTCCTTCGGGATATTTGGTACATCTGTATTATGGCAAAAAATTGCGCGACACGGATCTGAGCTGGCTGCATGTTCGGACCGAGCGTGCTTCCTTCAGCCCGAATCCGGTACCGGAGGATCGGACGATTTCATTCGATACACTTCCGCTGGAACTGCCAGTCTATGGAACAAGTGATTTCCGTAACCCGGCAGTCCAGCTTCAACTTGAGAATGGTTCAAGCGTCTCGGAATTCACGTATATCGGCCATCGGTTGGAGAAAGGGAAACCTGCTCTTCAGGGATTGCCGGCGACCTATGTGGAATCTGCAGATGAAGCTGATACACTTGTAATCGAGATGGAAGATCGCGTGGCAGGAGTTCGCATCGAGCTCTCCTATACAGCTTATTCTTCCTTCAACGCTATTACGCGGTCCATGCGTATCATAAATGAGAGCGCTACCTCGGTGAATGTGGCTCGTGCCCTAAGCACATCCGTAGATTTCCCACATGCCGATTATGAGCTGCTGCAGCTGTCGGGTGCATGGACGCGGGAACGCGATATTGTTCGTCGCCCTCTAGCTTCCGGTTTGCAAGGCGTCGAGAGCCGCCGTGGTTCAAGCAGCCATCAACAAAACCCGTTTATCGCATTGATGACGCCAGGTACGGATGAAGATCAGGGAGAAGTATACGGCTTCAGTCTCGTATACAGCGGAAGTTTTACAGCGCAAGCGGAAGTGGATCAGTTCCACACCACGCGTGTATCACTCGGCATTAACCCGTTTGAGTTCAGCTGGAAGCTGGAATCCGGAGAAGCTTTCCAAACGCCTGAAACGGTCATGGTATATTCTGATGCAGGACTTGACGGCATGTCCCAGTCTTATCACGAACTTTATCGCGAACGGCTTGCACGCGGCAAATTCCGCAATACAGAGCGCCCGGTATTGGTTAACAACTGGGAAGCAACGTATTTTGGTTTTAATGCGGACAAGATTGAACAGATTGCGCGTGCAGGACAGAAGCTCGGTATTGAGCTGTTTGTACTCGATGACGGCTGGTTCGGACATCGCGACAGCGACAACTCCTCGCTGGGAGACTGGATTGTGGACAAGAACAAGCTGCCTCAAGGTCTGGAGGATCTGGCGAGCCGGGTAACCGGATTGGACATGCAGTTTGGACTGTGGTTCGAGCCTGAGATGATCTCGCCGGACAGTGAATTGTATCGCAAGCACCCGGACTGGTGCCTGCATGTGCCTGATCGTCGCCGGACAGAGGGCAGACAGCAATTGGTGCTGGATTTCTCCCGTCAGGACGTCCGGGATGAAATCGTACGCATGCTGAGCGATGTGCTGGGATCTGCACCGATTTCTTATGTGAAGTGGGATATGAACCGGAATATGACGGAGGTGGGCTCTGCGCTTCTGCCTGCGGATAGACAGCGTGAGACAGCTCACCGCTATATGCTTGGTTTGTATGAAGTGATGGAACGGATTACGTCCTCCTTCCCTAATATTTTGTTTGAGAGCTGTTCAGGCGGCGGGGGCCGCTTCGATCCGGGAATGCTGTATTACATGCCACAAACGTGGACAAGCGACAATACGGATGCTGTCTCCCGTTTGCGCATCCAATACGGGACAAGTCTGGTGTATCCAGTAAGTTCCATGGGATCGCATATCTCGGCCGTACCGAACCATCAGGTTAACCGCATCACATCGCTCGAGACCCGCGGACATGTTGCCATGTCGGGCAACTTTGGCTACGAGCTTGACCTGACAAGTTTCACAGAGGAAGAGAATGCCATTGTGAAGGCTCAAGTGGAGCTGTACAAGGAGATTCGGAGCACCATTCAGTATGGCACGTTCCGTCGTCTGCTCAGTCCGTTTGAGGGCAATGAAACCGCATGGATGTTTATTGCACCGGATGGAAGCGAAGCGGTTGTATTCTATTTCCGCGTGTTGTCTGAGCCCAATGCGCCGCTCCAACGTCTGAAGCTGAAAGGATTGGATCCGAATGCCGATTACCGCCTGAAGGGCAGTACGGAGACGTACACGGGGGATGCATTGATGTATGGTGGAATTTCTGTAGGCCGTGCATCGGGTGATTACCTGAGCGAGATGTTCCGATTCGAACGGGTATAG
- a CDS encoding type II toxin-antitoxin system PemK/MazF family toxin → MIVKRGDVFFADLSPVVGSEQGGVRPVLVIQNDIGNRFSPTCIVAAITAQIQKAKLPTHVEIDAAAHGFDRDSVILLEQIRTIDKQRLTDKITHLDEETMKLVNEALQISLGLIDF, encoded by the coding sequence TTGATCGTAAAACGCGGTGACGTTTTTTTTGCGGATCTTTCTCCCGTTGTCGGTTCCGAACAAGGTGGAGTCAGGCCGGTGCTGGTCATCCAGAATGACATCGGCAACCGGTTCAGTCCAACGTGTATCGTGGCGGCTATTACCGCCCAGATTCAGAAGGCAAAGCTGCCGACGCATGTCGAGATTGATGCTGCGGCTCATGGCTTTGACCGGGACTCTGTCATTTTGCTCGAACAAATACGGACGATTGACAAACAAAGACTGACTGACAAGATTACCCATCTGGACGAGGAGACCATGAAATTGGTCAATGAGGCGTTACAGATCAGTCTGGGTTTGATCGATTTTTAA